The Medicago truncatula cultivar Jemalong A17 chromosome 4, MtrunA17r5.0-ANR, whole genome shotgun sequence genome includes a region encoding these proteins:
- the LOC11413350 gene encoding uncharacterized protein: MKWCLLGKWGMKKNIQFSFPPCVEIGYRSLRSDAALEAIAKASEDKVPNIVLYNYPSFSGAFSSLFAHLFHTRHNLPSLSLPFSSVPSLAFRVEDLCIESLQTCYLLDFLPPNEFIFKLSHQSNCKIIGFDHRKSVLSQIPSTNECPENIMINLNHEKSSSRAVYEYFTDKHEDIKTSNGVVPSLVDSKDKGRVELILKYIEDADLRHWSLPDIKPFNIGLSEWRSRFSCISNPYMFKQLLELSVEELIAKGNSSLLARRNAASKLLDKVFRVRLGRGFYGECLGVRADGNSNLSDEIGMLLSVKSASIGLRPIGAVIFMQRNNLKMCLRSSDNATDTSEVAKAYGGGGSASSSSFIIRMDEYNQWLSANSL; this comes from the exons ATGAAATGGTGTTTGCTTGGAAAATGGGGGATGAAGAAGAACATCCAATTCTCATTCCCTCCATGCGTAGAAATTGGGTATAGAAGCTTACGTTCAGATGCAGCATTAGAAGCCATAGCTAAAGCTTCAGAAGACAAAGTTCCCAACATAGTTCTCTACAATTACCCTTCATTTTCTGgagctttctcttctctctttgcTCACCTCTTCCACACTCGTCACAATCTCCCTTCCCTTTCTTTACCTTTCTCTTCTGTCCCTTCCCTCGCTTTCAG GGTTGAAGATTTGTGCATTGAAAGCCTTCAGACATGCTATTTGCTTGACTTTCTTCCTCCAAACGaattcattttcaaactttCCCATCAATCCAATTGCAA GATTATTGGGTTTGATCATCGAAAATCGGTGCTTTCACAGATTCCTTCAACAAATGAGTGTCCTGAGAATATTATGATTAATCTTAACCATGAAAAGAGTAGTTCAAGAGCTGTTTATGAGTACTTTACCGACAAACACGAAGACATTAAAACTTCTAAT GGTGTGGTTCCAAGTTTGGTGGACTCAAAAGATAAAGGGCGAGTGGAGCTTATTCTTAAGTATATTGAGGATGCTGATCTTCGCCATTGGAGCTTGCCTGACATTAAACCCTTTAACATTGGACTGAGTGAATGGCGGTCGAGGTTTAGCTGCATTTCTAACCCATACATGTTTAAGCAG TTGCTGGAATTGAGTGTTGAAGAGTTAATTGCTAAAGGAAATTCATCTCTTTTAGCTCGCCGGAATGCTGCAAGTAAATTGCTGGATAAGGTTTTCAGGGTTCGGCTGGGTAGAGGATTTTATGGAGAGTGTCTG GGAGTTCGGGCAGATGGGAACTCTAACTTAAGTGATGAAATTGGCATGCTTCTCAGCGTAAAAAGTGCTTCTATTGGTCTGAG GCCCATAGGAGCTGTGATATTCATGCAACGGAATAATCTCAAAATGTGCCTGCGAAGTTCTGATAATGCTACTGATACTTCTGAAGTTGCTAAG GCATATGGCGGAGGAGGTTCTGCAAGTTCAAGCTCCTTCATAATAAGGATGGATGAGTATAACCAATGGCTTTCAGCTAATTCATTATGA
- the LOC11406813 gene encoding oligopeptide transporter 4 — translation MENINVDTEKGTMKEEEEEEESPIEEVRLTVKKTDDPTLPVWTFRMWFLGLLSCALLSFLNQFFAYRTEPLIITQITVQVATLPLGHLMASVLPSKTFRIPGFGSKRFSFNPGPFNMKEHVLITIFANAGAAFGSGSSYAVGIVNIIKAFYGRNISFLAAWLLIITTQVLGYGWAGLLRKYVVEPAHMWWPGTLVQVSLFRTLHEKDDNPHQFSRAKFFFIALVCSFTWYIVPGYLFTTLTSISWVCWVFSKSVTAQQIGSGMNGLGLGALTLDWSAVASFLFSPLISPFFAIVNVFVGYALLVYAVIPIAYWGFNVYGANRFSIFSSDLYTAQGQPYNISNIVNDKFEIDLAKYHEQGRIHLSTFFALSYGFGFATIASTVTHVACFYGREIMERYRASKNGKEDIHTKLMKNYKDIPSWWFYLLLGVTFVVSLMICIFLNDQIQMPWWGLLIASALAFIFTLPISIITATTNQTPGLNIITEYIFGIIYPGRPIANVCFKTYGYISMAQAVSFLSDFKLGHYMKIPPRSMFLVQFIGTVLAGTINIGVAWWLLDSVKNICNKDLLPKGSPWTCPSDRVFFDASVVWGLVGPKRIFGSLGEYSTLNWFFLGGAIGPILVWLLHKAFPKQSWIPLINLPVLLGATGMMPPATALNYNSWIIVGTIFNFFIFRYRKKWWQRYNYVLSAALDAGVAFMAVLLYLALGLENVSLNWWGTAGEHCPLAACPTAKGIVVDGCPVF, via the exons ATGGAGAACATCAACGTAGACACCGAAAAAGGAAccatgaaggaagaagaagaagaagaagagtcaCCAATCGAGGAAGTCCGGTTAACGGTGAAAAAAACCGACGACCCAACACTTCCAGTATGGACCTTCCGCATGTGGTTTCTAGGTCTTCTCTCATGCGCTCTCCTCTCCTTTCTCAACCAATTCTTCGCATACCGAACCGAACCACTCATCATAACTCAAATCACCGTTCAAGTCGCCACACTCCCCCTCGGCCACCTCATGGCCTCCGTGTTACCTTCAAAGACGTTCAGGATCCCAGGTTTTGGATCGAAACGGTTTTCGTTTAACCCAGGTCCGTTTAACATGAAGGAACATGTTCTTATTACCATATTTGCAAATGCTGGGGCTGCGTTTGGGTCTGGTTCATCTTATGCTGTTGGTATTGTGAATATCATTAAGGCGTTTTATGGAAGGAATATATCGTTTCTTGCTGCATGGCTTCTGATTATTACGACTCAGGTGTTGGGATATGGATGGGCTGGTTTGCTTAGGAAGTATGTTGTTGAACCAGCTCATATGTGGTGGCCTGGTACCCTTGTTCAAGTTTCTCTTTTCCg AACTTTGCATGAGAAAGACGATAATCCCCATCAATTTTCAAGGGCAAAGTTTTTCTTCATAGCACTAGTATGCAGTTTTACATGGTATATAGTCCCAGGATACTTATTCACAACGCTTACAAGCATATCATGGGTATGTTGGGTATTCTCCAAATCAGTCACAGCTCAACAAATAGGTTCAGGAATGAATGGTTTAGGACTTGGAGCCTTAACACTTGATTGGTCTGCTGTTGCTTCATTCTTGTTCAGTCCTCTTATCTCACCTTTCTTTGCCATTGTCAATGTTTTTGTTGGCTATGCATTGCTTGTGTATGCTGTGATTCCTATAGCATATTGGGGATTCAATGTGTATGGTGCAAATAGGTTTTCTATTTTCTCCTCTGATCTGTACACAGCACAGGGACAACCATATAACATATCTAATATTGTTAATGACAAATTTGAGATTGATCTTGCAAAGTATCACGAACAAGGTCGAATTCATTTAAGCACGTTTTTTGCTCTTAGTTATGGATTTGGATTCGCCACCATAGCATCCACCGTTACACATGTTGCTTGCTTCTATGGAAG GGAGATTATGGAGCGGTATCGTGCTTCGAAAAACGGAAAAGAAGATATTCACACAAAACTGATGAAAAATTACAAAGACATTCCTTCTTGGTGGTTTTATTTGTTGCTAGGAGTGACATTTGTTGTTTCTTTAATGATCTGCATCTTTCTAAATGATCAGATTCAGATGCCATGGTGGGGACTTCTCATTGCTTCAGCATTGGCCTTTATATTCACCCTCCCAATTAGTATCATAACTGCAACCACAAACCAG ACACCGGGGTTGAATATCATCACTGAGTATATCTTCGGTATCATTTACCCTGGAAGACCAATAGCAAATGTATGCTTCAAAACCTATGGTTACATAAGCATGGCTCAGGCTGTCTCATTCCTCAGCGATTTCAAGCTTGGACACTACATGAAAATCCCTCCAAGATCAATGTTCTTAGTGCAG ttcattGGGACAGTGCTTGCTGGAACTATCAACATTGGTGTAGCATGGTGGTTGCTAGACTCAGTCAAAAACATATGTAATAAAGATCTTCTTCCCAAAGGCAGTCCATGGACATGTCCCAGTGATCGTGTTTTCTTCGATGCATCGGTTGTTTGGGGTTTAGTAGGACCTAAGAGGATCTTTGGTTCTCTTGGAGAATACTCAACATTGAACTGGTTTTTCCTTGGAGGTGCAATAGGGCCCATACTAGTTTGGCTATTGCACAAGGCATTCCCAAAACAGTCATGGATTCCATTGATCAATCTTCCGGTACTCCTGGGAGCAACAGGAATGATGCCACCAGCAACAGCATTGAACTACAATTCATGGATTATAGTTGGAACCATTTTCAACTTCTTTATCTTCCGTTACAGAAAGAAATGGTGGCAGAGATACAACTATGTTTTATCAGCAGCACTTGATGCAGGGGTGGCTTTTATGGCTGTACTGCTTTACTTGGCATTAGGTCTGGAAAATGTGAGTCTCAATTGGTGGGGAACTGCTGGGGAGCATTGTCCTTTGGCAGCTTGCCCAACAGCTAAGGGTATAGTGGTTGATGGTTGCCCTGTCTTCTGA